In Silene latifolia isolate original U9 population chromosome X, ASM4854445v1, whole genome shotgun sequence, the following proteins share a genomic window:
- the LOC141618321 gene encoding uncharacterized protein LOC141618321 gives MHNLDKSLKELHGMLKTTEPRIKKAPTSNVLMIQKVKGFKNQGSDKGKSKSKANIAKLKSKPKSVKGKLSEDVCHYCNEKGHWKRNCKRYLEDVKNGSVTSGTKKE, from the exons atGCATAACTTGGACAAATCTCTGAAAGAATTGCATGGGATGCTTAAGACAACCGAGCCTAGAATTAAGAAAGCTCCTACCTCTAATGTTCTGATGATACAGAAGGTAAAGGGATTTAAAAATCAAGGTTCGGATAAGGGTAAGAGTAAGAGTAAGGCAAATATTGCCAAACTCAAATCTAAGCCCAAGTCAGTAAAGGGTAAGCTTTCTGAAGAtgtatgtcattattgtaatgaaaaggggcattggaagaggaactgCAAAAGGTACTTGGAAGATGTGAAGAATGGAAGTGTGACTTCAG GAACTAAAAAGGAGTAG